ATAAATCAGTATAATGTGTAAATGTAAATGACTGCATCCCTCGTTAGATGTGTAGAAGATGAGCCCTACAgatgctgttactgctgctgcagccGTAGCGCCGTCAGGGTCCCGCCGTGTAGCAGGAGTCTCACGAGAGGCAGGCAGCGAGCGCGGCGTCGGCCGCCGCCAGCCGCCTGCTGGCAGCAGTAAGCCAGTTACCGGCAGGGGCGACAAAACGAGCGCCCTGTGTTCAGACGCCGGCCGCCTTATTGCCACTCGCGATCTAATTAGCCGCCGTAATGGAAATTTAAGACGGCCCAAGTGTTTCGGCGCCACCTCCGGCGGCCGACGAAGACCGTCAACTGACAGAATTCCTGCGCGTGTTCTCGGAAGGCGAGAGCGATGGAAAACGTGGAGCGGCACTTCATACAGGCCAGGCACTTTCAGCTGGAAACACCACGCTGTCCGAAATATTGCGTCTACGACGCTGGCAAGCCGTATGCCTAACTAATCAATTAAATGGCTCGACATTACTTTGTGGCAGATAGTGTGACGTAATGCATCCGTGGCAATAATTTATGACAACGGGCTGTTCTTCAGCGAccatataacaataaaataaaaattattaccttCATGCGACGGCAGCATCATTCAAAAAGTTTACCATGATTGTGggtccagccaaaataaaaattatcaatagtGACGCCATACTTTAAACACATTCTTTGGAATTTATGCAATACAAATCACCATGACTCAACCATCGTTGTATCACgaagtttttaaaatattattttccagCGGTTTATAATGGTAGAAGCGGAGAGGAGGCGGAAAGGTGCTGGGCTAAATTACCTTACACTTCTTAGCAAAAAGTAAATTACTTCACGAAGATTAGACTTCAGTATTAAAGCTCAAAACTTAGTTTTGGCTCAAAtgtttcagttggctctgagcactatgggacttaacatctaaggtcatcagtcccctggaacttaaaacaacttaaacctaactaacctaaggacatcacacacatccatgcccgaggcagaattcgatcctgcgaccgtaagcagtcgctcggttccggactgaagagcctagaaccgctcggccaccgcggccggcaaaacttaGTTTTCATTCACAGCTGAACATCACATACCCCTATTGCTCATACTA
This genomic stretch from Schistocerca cancellata isolate TAMUIC-IGC-003103 chromosome 5, iqSchCanc2.1, whole genome shotgun sequence harbors:
- the LOC126188505 gene encoding uncharacterized protein LOC126188505; amino-acid sequence: MSPTDAVTAAAAVAPSGSRRVAGVSREAGSERGVGRRQPPAGSSKPVTGRGDKTSALCSDAGRLIATRDLISRRNGNLRRPKCFGATSGGRRRPSTDRIPARVLGRCRPRTNTSTSTTTTTTTTTTTTTNSSAAAPLPIALAAPGGPGSQRQIKKGSRGTS